A genomic window from Triticum urartu cultivar G1812 chromosome 7, Tu2.1, whole genome shotgun sequence includes:
- the LOC125522150 gene encoding 60S ribosomal protein L10a, whose translation MSKLQSDAVKDAITQIVGEAREKKRKFTETVELQIGLKNYDPQKDKRFSGSVKLPHIPRPKMRVCMLGDAQHVDQAEKMGLDYMDVESLKKMNKNKKLVKKLAKKYHAFLASEAIIKQIPRLLGPGLNKAGKFPTLVSHQESLEAKVNETKATVKFQLKKVLCMGVAVGNLSMDEKQIQQNIQMSVNFLVSLLKKNWQNVRCLYVKSTMGKRVRVF comes from the exons ATGAG TAAGCTCCAAAGTGACGCTGTTAAGGATGCCATCACCCAGATTGTTGGGGAGGCGAGAGAAAAGAAGCGCAAGTTCACTGAGACTGTGGAGCTTCAGATCGGTCTCAAAAACTACGACCCACAAAAGGACAAACGTTTCAGCGGCTCAGTGAAGCTGCCCCATATCCCCCGCCCAAAGATGAGGGTGTGCATGCTTGGTGATGCCCAGCATGTCGACCAG GCTGAGAAAATGGGACTTGACTACATGGATGTTGAAAGTCTCAAGAAGATGAACAAGAACAAGAAGCTTGTTAAGAAGCTAGCCAAGAAGTACCATGCTTTCTTGGCATCAGAGGCCATAATCAAGCAGATCCCCCGTCTCCTTGGCCCTGGTCTTAACAAGGCAG GCAAGTTTCCCACTCTGGTTAGTCACCAGGAATCTCTTGAAGCCAAGGTCAACGAGACAAAAGCTACAGTCAAGTTCCAGCTAAAGAAGGTTCTTTGCATGGGTGTTGCTGTGGGCAACTTGTCGATGGACGAGAAGCAGATCCAACAAAACATCCAAATGAGTGTCAACTTCCTTGTGTCCCTCCTGAAGAAGAATTGGCAGAAT GTGAGGTGCCTGTACGTGAAGAGCACCATGGGGAAGCGTGTACGGGTGTTCTAA